From one Mustela nigripes isolate SB6536 chromosome 16, MUSNIG.SB6536, whole genome shotgun sequence genomic stretch:
- the KIF2B gene encoding kinesin-like protein KIF2B, producing MASQLCLPAAPHLASLKPLKPPLGDVQVGICVAIQRSDGRIHLAVVTEIKRENSWVTVEWVEKGVKKGKKVDLETIFLLNPALASAEHPTASSLLPLSLGPSSAIGDQCTGAPWIAAIPQKNETPSGDSLALRVPSNPCLMKRKKSPCLREIEKLQKQREKRRRLQLEIRAQRALNVNTGNPNYEIMRMIEEYRRHLDCSKVSSLEPREDHRICVCVRKRPLNQRETTMKDLDIITIPSDNVVMVHESKQKVDLTRYLENQTFCFDHAFDDTASNELVYQFTAQPLVESIFRKGMATCFAYGQTGSGKTHTMGGAFSGRDQDCSKGIYALVAQDVFLLLRTTAYEKLDLKVYGTFFEIYGGKVYDLLNWKKKLQVLEDGNQQIQVVGLQEQEVCSVEDVLNLVELGNSCRTSGQTSVNAHSSRSHAVFQIILKSGGNLHGKFSLVDLAGNERGADTAKANRKRQLEGAEINKSLLALKECIRALGQNKSHTPFRASKLTQVLRDSFIGQNSSTCMIATISPGMASCENTLNTLRYANRVKELTLDFRPHHRCLYPVGPEVPRMLENHITDSKTSLQGDGFIKISGDIQSEKEKQVKDTETLPTPLAEDTRTSWKESSQGPGKNIQETAGGINCDVDFCIAQLLSILDQKIGILTEIQKKLKLLRADLQKKTKYGGASGKRSDLK from the coding sequence ATGGCCAGCCAGTTATGCCTCCCTGCCGCCCCTCACCTTGCATCCTTGAAACCCTTGAAGCCGCCCTTGGGAGATGTCCAAGTGGGCATCTGCGTGGCGATCCAACGTAGCGACGGGCGGATCCATCTTGCTGTGGTCACAGAGATCAAAAGAGAAAACTCTTGGGTCACGGTGGAGTGGGTCGAGAAAGGAGTCAAAAAGGGTAAGAAGGTTGATCTAGAGACCATATTCCTGCTGAATCCCGCGCTGGCCTCGGCGGAACACCCCACAGCGTCCTCGCTGCTGCCCTTGTCTCTGGGGCCCTCCTCGGCCATCGGGGACCAGTGCACCGGCGCGCCATGGATTGCTGCAATCCCGCAGAAAAACGAAACGCCTTCGGGGGACAGCCTGGCTCTGAGAGTCCCCAGCAATCCTTGCCTGATGAAGCGCAAAAAGTCTCCCTGCCTACGGGAAATTGAGAAATTGCAAAAGCAGCGGGAGAAGCGCAGGCGGCTGCAACTGGAGATCCGAGCCCAGCGCGCCCTCAATGTCAACACGGGAAACCCCAACTACGAGATCATGCGCATGATCGAAGAGTACCGCAGGCACCTGGACTGCAGCAAGGTGTCCAGCCTGGAGCCCCGGGAAGACCATCGGATCTGCGTCTGTGTGAGGAAGCGTCCTCTCAACCAGCGAGAGACCACCATGAAGGACCTGGACATCATCACCATCCCCTCAGACAACGTGGTCATGGTACATGAGTCCAAGCAAAAGGTAGACCTCACTCGCTACCTGGAGAACCAGACCTTCTGCTTCGACCATGCCTTCGATGACACGGCCTCCAATGAGTTAGTGTACCAGTTCACTGCCCAGCCGCTGGTGGAATCCATCTTCCGCAAGGGCATGGCCACCTGCTTTGCCTACGGGCAGACAGGCAGTGGGAAAACGCACACCATGGGCGGAGCCTTTTCGGGAAGGGACCAAGATTGTTCTAAAGGCATTTATGCCCTGGTGGCGCAGGATGTCTTCCTCCTGCTCAGAACCACAGCTTATGAGAAGCTGGACCTCAAAGTCTATGggacattttttgaaatttacGGGGGCAAGGTATATGACTTGTTGAACTGGAAGAAGAAGCTGCAAGTCCTTGAGGATGGCAATCAGCAGATCCAGGTGGTCGGACTGCAAGAGCAGGAGGTGTGTAGTGTGGAGGATGTGCTGAACCTCGTGGAACTAGGAAATAGCTGTCGGACTTCTGGACAGACATCAGTCAATGCCCACTCTTCCAGGAGCCACGCTGTGTTCCAGATCATCCTAAAGTCAGGAGGGAACCTGCATGGCAAGTTCTCCCTCGTTGACTTAGCTGGGAACGAAAGGGGAGCAGATACTGCCAAAGCCAACAGAAAAAGGCAGCTGGAAGGGGCAGAGATTAATAAAAGTCTGCTGGCGCTCAAAGAATGCATCCGGGCTTTGGGTCAGAACAAGTCTCACACCCCATTCAGAGCCAGCAAACTGACGCAGGTGCTCCGGGACTCCTTTATAGGCCAGAATTCCTCCACTTGTATGATTGCTACGATTTCTCCAGGGATGGCCTCTTGTGAAAACACCCTCAACACTTTAAGATATGCAAACAGAGTGAAAGAATTGACTCTGGATTTCAGGCCCCACCATCGCTGTCTCTATCCGGTTGGACCTGAGGTGCCAAGGATGTTGGAAAATCACATTACAGATTCAAAAACATCCCTTCAGGGGGAtggatttattaaaatttctggtGATATTCAgagtgagaaggaaaaacaggttAAAGACACTGAAACGTTACCCACTCCATTAGCAGAGGATACAAGGACTTCATGGAAGGAATCAAGCCAAGGGCCAGGGAAAAACATACAGGAGACAGCTGGTGGGATAAACTGTGATGTTGATTTTTGCATTGCCCAGTTATTGTCCATTTTGGATCAGAAAATAGGAATTCTGACTGAGattcaaaagaaactgaaattattaCGAGCTGACCTCCAAAAGAAGACCAAGTACGGTGGAGCCAGTGGCAAGAGGTCAGATCTGAAATGA